Within Runella rosea, the genomic segment CGCTTGGTACTCAATACGATGCAACGTATGAGCGGCATTGCCACTTATACGCGTTCGCTCGTAAATATGTTGGATGGATTGCCAACCAAGCTCCTTGATACCCGTAAAACAACCCCTAATTTTCGGATTTTTGAGAAAATGGCCGTCAAAATCGGGGGAGCGGTCAATCACCGGTACGCGCTTTATGACATGATTTTAATCAAAGACAATCATGTAGATTATGCGGGGGGCATTGAGGCGGCCATTACGCAAGCCAATGATTATCTGGCTCGTACGGGACGAAAACTGCAAATCGAAATTGAAGTACGAAGCCTCACCGAGCTGGAAGAAGCCCTGCGAGTGGGTCGTATTCAGCGCATTATGCTCGATAATTTTAGCCTCGAAAACCTCCGCACTGCCGTAGAGCGGGTAGGAGGGAAGTACCCTACCGAAGCCTCGGGCGGTATCCGGGAAGATACGATTCGCGCCGTTGCCGAAACGGGCGTTGATTACATTTCATGCGGCGCACTTACCCATCAAATTAAAAGCCTTGACTTGAGCCTGAAGGCGTATTGATTAGCTTTTGTATAATCTAAAATGGGAGGATTTTTATCAAGACTTATTGATAAAAATCCTCCCATTTTGACTTTCTGTTAGAGGGGATATATTACCTTTGAATCGAAGTGAAAAGAAGGTAATATGTTGAAAATCAGGCTGATAATTCGTCTTTTTGTGCCTACTGGTTGATTGGAAAGCTAAGTCCGACGTAGAGCATTTTGGAGCGCAATCGAAAACGTCTATTGTCGTCTATGAGGATATTGTTTGTTTTATATTCGCTCACTGCCAGTAGGTAGCTTACCTTGACCGCAACTCGTTCTGTAATACGCAAACGGGCAAATAACTCACTGTTTAGCGTACCTTTTACATGGTCTTGGGGGAATTGAATCGCCAAGCCAGTGGGGCGAGCTTCTTGGTAGGTTTGGTGGAGATTTAATGAATCTACTTTATTGAAACCCGACGAACCCAAATAAAAGCCAGAACGGCGTGTTCCTAAGGCAAAACCTAAAATGTCGGCGTTGGCACCAAGGTCTAATCGGTTGAATAACGATAACTGAAAACCTAGATTAAAATTAAAGGAAGTGATGGATGTTTTGAGTTGAAGTGTGTCAATATTCTTCATAATTATAGGCGCATTGATGGCCAATCCAGACTTTCCCCGGGTTAGTTCTGATGGGGCAGTTGTGTAATCTAACGTATTGGTTTTCAGATGAGAACCTCTCACTCCCCAACCTACTTGGAAAATGCCTTTGCTATCGAGTTTGAGGTATTGATTGTAAAGAAAACCGATATTTAATGACTTATCTTTCCAAGCAACTCCCACATCCATTCTGGTTTGGATTGGATTAAACAACTGAGCTAATGATGTTTTAGGAAATAATGATAAATAAGTACATACTAATAAGGATAAAAATGCTTTATATCTCATTTTTGGGCTAATTTTGGTTGGTTTGCTAATAACATTACGTGCAAAAGAATATGTTTATTATTGAATCACAAAAGTTCGAGTGGTTATTTTTATAAAAAACTAAAAAAGCCAGAGGCAACTGCCTCTGGCTTTTTTTCCTAACCTAACCTATGAGAAAAAATCTTGCACCATTGAGATGCTGATTCAACCAAACCCGTTACAAATGTCGTGCCTGATGATTAAATATTTTAGCGTAGAAATACCTGTTTTTCAAAAAACACAAATTTAGTTTCTTCAATTATCCAACGGTTTGCATATCTATTACCCCTTCTTTAGCTTGCGGCATTGTTTCACTTTTTTAATCCCTTTTACCAACATGCCAAAAATTGCAGGACGCTTTTTTTCAAAAGCAGAAATCGACAAGTACCGTGGCGAATTCAAAAAAAAACATCAGCCCTTAGCCCACGAGCCCAAAAATCCAGATGAAAACCGACAGGCAGAATACTTTAGCCGCGAGATTTTACAACAACTCCTCGACACTGGCTGCGACGGCCTGCGTATTTACTACGGCGTAGCGCCCGAAACCAACGGAGAAATTGACCCCGCAGGCACAGCCATGATGCGCCGCCTGTTTCTGGTGCCCGTAAAGATTGACGAAAAAGGCAACGGAAGAGATTTTCAGTTTAAAGCTATCAAAAATACTTCGGGTGAGAAGGATGGAATTCCAGGAGATGGCGGTGCTGGAGGGGGATTGCCTTGTCCTGGATTTTGTAATCCATAAAATTTTATGATTACTTTATTTCTTGCATATTTTGCTGATTTAAGTATAATCATACCGACAATTATTGCAATAATTAGGAGGGGCTATTTTAGTACTGATATTTACAAACTAATAGGTATCTATGGTTTTTTAACACTACTGAGAAATACAGTTACCCTTGTAATGAATCAGTTAGGAGTGTATAATATTTACATCTATAACTGGCATAATTTGTTGGAGTTTATTCTTATTGCAATCATTTACAAGATTGCTGTAAAAAATCACTATTTCAAATATTTAGCAATTGGGGGCATTCTTATTGTAATATGTACCGCATTTTTGGATTACAATACACTACTTAATGCCAAAACAAAAGACTTTAATCAATTTTCCTACAACGTATCAGGCTTTATTGCAATCGTTTTTATTCTTTTTTACTTTTATCAACTTTTGAAAAGCCTCCACGTTCCTAATTTGACAAGATACCCTTTGTTTTGGTTTAGTGCTGGTGCTTTACTTTATTATGCCGGTACCATATTTTCTTATATTTTTATTGAAACTACTTTTAACAGTACTATTGAATTGAGGCAACAATATTGGATGATTGATGCAGTGCTTTCCATTGTGTTCAGTCTATTTCTGTGTTTTTCCATTTGGTACATGAAGCCAGCAAAGGATTAAGTATAAAATAGTTAATTCACAGCTTTTATAACTTGAACTAATCTGTTAACTTAAAACCAACCAACTTTCATGAAAAAAATGCTTACTACCCTCTGCCTTGCGGCGTTTGTATTGGCCTGTCAAAAAGATCAGGATGTGAATGTTACACCTCAAAAAACATTGCTGACAGCCGAAGAAGCGCGCGTAGCTGCGAGTATTGGTACGTTAGTGCCCTTCAAAGAGGCAAAAGCCCAAATGGCCGCCTTCCAAAAAACAAGCCCCGATGAAATCCGAGGAGTAGCCTTTGGGAAAGACGTTATTGAAAAACTAATGAACCAAAAAGGAGTAGTGGGGTTGCGATTTTATTTCACAAAAGATAATGATGGTAAAAATTCATTGGTGTTTGTAGGCATTGATAAAGATGGAAGAGACATTACGTCGCTTGCAAATGCCCGCACAACCGAGGACGGCGGCGCAGGTGGAAATGCCTATCCTTGCCCAGGATTTTGTAATCCTTAAGGAGTGCATCAATAGGGGTGAGTGTCAACTTTGCCTGATTGTTCCGTTTTTTATACCGAGCGAGTCACTCGCTCGGTTTTTTTGTGCCGTTAACTAAAAAAATAAAGCGTCCCGAGTTTTTCTACGTATTTTTGAGCGGCTCATATTACAGTCATCTAGCCCGGATATGGAATCTCCCTATGTCATCATTATCGGGACGGGCATCATGCTGATTATGGCAATGTTCATTGTGCTGTTTGTGATGTATTATCAACGCAAGCAGATTGAACAACAGATGCGCGTCAAAGACATGGAAGCCGAATTTCAACGCAAGCTTCTGGAGGTTTCTATGGCTTCAACCGAAGCCGAGCGCCGGCGCATTGCTCAGGATTTGCACGATGATATTGGGGCGTTGTTGTCGGTTACAAAGTTGACATTCAATGCTTTATACGGTCAGCTAGGCTCCAAAGATCAAGCCGAGCGGCTCGCCAAACAGGTACGAGAAGCCCTCGACGAAACCATCAGCCACGTGCGGCGCATCAGTCGCGAACTCGTGCCTACCACGTTGGAGCGCTTTGGGCTGCCAGCAGCGTTGCAGGAATTTGCAGCCAAAAGTATCGGCAGCCATACGGTTCGGATTACGTTTGGCTACTCGGGAGACGAAAATATACGTTTGGAGCCGAAAGTAGAACTGATGCTGTACCGGGTAGCGCAGGAACTTATCAACAACGCGCTCAAACATTCAGGCGGAACCAACGTTCACGTTCAGCTGTCGTTACCGCCCGAGACCTTTGGCTTGGTTGTAGAAGACAACGGCCACGGGTTTAATTTGCAAGAGGCCCACACGCGTCCTTCGCCGGGGTTGGGGCTAGACAGCATTGAAGGGCGGTTGCGGGTTATCAACGGAAAGATTAATTACGAAACAGGTCCCCAAAAAGGTTGTCGTGCGGTGGTAGAACTCAGGCAGCTGGTGCTGTTTGAGAAAGCAAAAAAACGAGACGTAGAAAAAGCACAATAAGACGACTGTAGCAGATAAATACAAAGTGTAACAAATCGGATGGAAAAGATTAAACTCGTAATAGCAGATGATCATAACCTTTTCAGAAAAGGGATGACGGCTATGTTGAATCAAATCGGTGATTTTGAGTTGATTGGGGAAGCCGCCAACGGCAAAGAATTGTTGGATCTGCTGGCGCGCGTCACGCCCGACATTGCCCTGCTGGACCTTCAAATGCCCGTAATGGATGGGGTCGAAACGACCGAGCACATTCAGTCGCAGTTTCCACACGTCAAAGTGATTATCGTTTCCATGCACGAAGAAGACCGTTTCATCATTCACCTGCTTGAAAAGGGCGTCAACGGTTATCTGCTGAAAGACTCCGAGCCGGGAGAAGTCGAAAACGCCATTCGCCGTGTGATGTCTGATGGTTTTTATTATAGCGATTTTGTGTCTAAAGCCTTGCACCGCAAAGTAATCACGCGGGCCACGCCTCCAGCGCCGCTGTTTAATAGCAAAGTACAAATCTCTCCGCGCGAAATGGAAGTATTACAACTGCTCTGCGAGGGCCTTTCAACGCTAGAAATCAGCGAAAAGCTATTTGTGAGCCCCCGCACGGTGGAAGGCCACCGGCTGCGGTTGTTGGAAAAAACGGGCACCAAAAATACTGCGGGGCTGGTGGCATACGCGTTCAAAAACGATTTGCTTTAGCCCCGGCCAAGACGCTACCCGATGGCTTCGTTGAGGTCGGGAAGGCGTCCGAGTTGGTGCAGATTGGCAATGTGTGAGCGCAAAGCCACCCCAAACGACGGATTTTCTAGATAAGGAATCCCAAATTCTTCGGCGGTTTCTTTGACAATCGGCGCCAATTCTGGGTAGTGAACGTGCGCGATTTTGGGGAAAAGATGGTGCTCTACCTGAAAATTCAGTCCGCCTACGTACCACGAAAGCCATTTGTTATGGCGCGAGAAATTGACGGTCGTGTTCAACTGGTGAATGGCCCAATCGTTTTCGATGATGCCTTTTTCGTTAGGAAGCGGATGACTCGTTCCTTCTACCGCGTGGGCAAGTTGAAACACCGTGGTTAGAATCACGCCGCCTACAAAGTGCATCACCAAAAATCCAAGGATTACTTCGCCCAATGGCAGATGATAGACCAACGTGGGTACGCCGATAATAATGGCAAAATAAACAACTTTAACCAGCGTGATTCTGAGCAGTGTCAGGGCATTTTCTGCTTTGGTCCCTTTATTTACGCCGCTTCTGGTGAACCCAATGAACTGAATATAGTCTTTGGCCAATACCCAATACAGTGTCAAAATTCCGTAGAAAAAAAAGGCGTATACCCACTGAAGCTGATGGAAGGATTTGACGGGTGTATGTGGCGAAAATTTTAACACCAATTTATCATTGATATCCTCGTCGACGTGCACCACGTTGGTGTACATGTGGTGTAACACATTGTGTTGCAGGTTCCAATTGAAGGTAGAGCCGCCCAGCATATTGAGGTAAATATTACCAATCCAATAGTTTGTTTTGGCGTTTTCTGAATACGCGCCGTGGTTTGCGTCGTGCATTACGCTCATTCCCAGCCCCGCTAATCCCAGCCCCATAATAAACCACAACACAAGGCTGATGCCGAGGGGAGGTTGCAACCATAACAAAACGATAAAAGGAAGTAGATACATTGCCGTCAGAACGGCTGTTTTTATAATCAGCGTGCCATTGGCGTTTTTTGAGAGTTGACGGTCTTGAAAATAGGCATCGACTCTTTTCTTTAACGTAGGGAAGAATTGGTTTTTGTCTTTGTTTACGAATCTAATTTGCGTTTTTTGTTTCACTTTTCATAAGGTTAGGTGAATTGACTGGTATTAGTGACGTAAAAATAAGGACGGTAGGCTAAAATTTCTAACGATTAATAAAATAGCCTTTTACAATTCGGTGAAATGTCATTGTTATTTGTAACATTGCGGACTAAATTGTGTTCGTAATGTCAAATGTTAACATTGTAAGATTGGTAATTTTAACTGGTAAAAAAATGAAAAAGATTCTGTTGATTGCTGCTTTAAGCATTTTTTGGGGGTATACTTGCGAAGCACAGACCGTTTTGCCTGATAAGCGTGAAATTGATAAATCAAGTTTTGAAGGCTTATATGTAACGACAAAAATCGAAGAAAAGTATCTTGGTAAATATTGGGAAGAATACCTCAAACAGTATGGTAAGGTAAGCAGCTCACGGGGCGGGGTGTATCGGGCACCTAGTGCTAGTATACCTAGTATTTCATCCTCGCCCATCAATTTAGCGAGTCAGGTGAGCTCAAAAAAGGGGCTTTCTCAGGTGTTTATTTACCTCGATTTGGGCAATGGCTCGTATGTGACGCAGGGCACCAAAGGATACGCAGAAGCCGAAACATTTCTGAAAAGATTTGCGGAAGACGCCATTCTCTACGACGACGCCCGGGTAGCCGAAGAAGCCATGAAAGAATCGGAAAAGAACTTTAGCAAACTGACGCGCAAGGGCGAAAGTCTTAAAAAAGACATTGAAAAAACCGAAAAAGAACTCGCTAATTTGCGTAAAGATCTAGAAGTCAACGTAAAAGACGTAGCTACCTCTCAGACGGATTTGGAAACCAAGAAAAAGACGTTTGAAGACGCAAAAGCCAAAGTACCTACCAAACAATAAATCTTGGGTTATTCTTTGTAAAAAACGCGTTTGACTCGCTCACTGATGCCCGTCAAAAGTTCGTAAGAAATGGTTCCGATTTGATCTGCCAATTGTACGATTGGCAGGTCATTTCCAAAAATAATGACTTCGTCGCCTTCCTGAACTGTGACGCCCGTTGCGTCTACCATGGTCATGTCCATGCACACATTGCCAACTACCGGGCACAAAGCACCGTTGATAAGTACTTTGCCTACCCCCTTGCTAAAACGGCGGTCAAAGCCGTCGGCGTAGCCAATGGCAATGGTTGCGATGGAGGAGGCTTTCTCTAAAATTCCGTTGCGGCTATAGCCGATTGTTTCGCCAGCGGGGAGGTGTTTTACCTGAGAAACCACCGTTTTGAACGTACCGATTTGCTGCAAGGCCCGTTGTTCTAGCCGATTGACTTCTACGCCATAGAGGCCGATTCCCAACCGCACCATATCCAGTTTATAATCTGGAAACCGCACGATTCCCGCCGAATTGAGAATATGGCGCAGTGGTTGATAACCCAAAGCCTGTTCAAGCAGCGAAGCCCCCGAAACAAAACGCTCGTATTGTGAACGGGTAAATTCATTGTGAATGGCTTCATCTGCTCCCGCCAAATGGCTAAAAACTGAAGCAACTTTTAAAGTCGGGAACTGTTGTAATTTATGAATCAGCAATGGCAAATCAACTTCCGTAAAACCTAGCCGGTGCATACCTGTATCAAGCTTGATGTGAATCGGCACCTCCTGCATTTCATCTTTAACCTCTTCTTCCGTTGTAGGGCCCGAATACTGAAAACTGAGCCATTCGTCCAGGATTTTGTGGCTGTAAATCTCAGGTTCAAGTTGATATTCAATGAGTTTCTCAAAAGTAGAAGGCGATGGGTTCATGACCATAATGGGCAATTCAATGCCATTTTGGCGCAGTTGAACCCCTTCGTCGGTGTAGGCCACGGCCAAATAATCAACCCGGTGAAACTGCAATAATTGAGCTACTTCGGCGCTGCCGCTACCGTACGCAAACGCCTTGACCATGACCATAATGCGTGTGTCGTTGCCGACGCGGTTTCGGTAAAAGTTAAGGTTGTGCGTCAGAGCATCCAAGTTGATTTCCAACACGGTTCCATGGACTTTTTGCTGTAAACGGTGTACAATTCGCTCAAACTGAAAGGGCCTGGCTCCTTTGATAAGTACCAATGAATCTCGGAAGGAGTGGGTAGATAATTTGGCAAGAAAGTCATTAGTTGTCGTAAAATATTGGGCTTCCACCTTAATGAATTGGGCATTTCGTTTAAAGGCTTCGCCGATGGCGATGAGTTTTTGAACGCCCTTTTCGTGCAGTAAAGTGTTGATTTGGGTATACAGTTCGTCCTCTTTTTGTCCCGTTTGCAGCAAATCAGACAAAATCGCTACTTTTTGGGTACGCTGTTCTTGTTGGCTCAAAAAATTGAGCGCAATCGTCAATCCTACAAGGTCGTTATTGTAGGTATCATCAATTAAATAGCAGTTGTTAATCCCTTCTTTCAGCTCAAGACGCATGGAAATGGGCCGTAAACGCCCTATGCGTTGCCTAATTTCAGCCGAAGGAATGCCCAGTGTAAGCAGTAGAATTAGGCAATGAATGCAGTTTTCTACCGATGCTTCGTCGGTAAAAGGAACAGCAAAAAGTTGGTTATCGTAGGTTTCAACGGCCGATTTTAGCACCACGTAGGTTTGTTCGGTGTCTTGATGCCACTCGGCCTGAATCAGGCAGTTTTCGCTTGAACCCCAGCTGATTAACTCGCATTTTGGATTAACGGATTTTAAAATAAGGTTAATCTCTTCGTCAATATCCGTGTAATCGGCGCGATAAATGAGTTGGTTACATTGGGTAAAAAGGCGCAGCTTTTCGGTTACTTTTTGCTTCCGACTTCTAAAGCCCTCATCGTGAGCAGAGCCGATGTTGGTGAATATGCCGATGCTGGGCTGAATGATTTCCTGAAGTGCCTTCATTTCGTGAATCTGCGAAATCCCCGCTTCAAAAATCCCCAAGGTATGGGTATCGTTCATCTGCCATACCGACAGCGGCACGCCGATTTGTGAGTTATAGCTTTTGGGACTTTTTACCGTTCGATAATCGGCACTGAGCAGTTGCCCCAGCCATTCTTTGACGATGGTTTTGCCGTTACTCCCCGTGATACCTATGACTGGTATGTCAAATTGAGCACGGTGGCGTTTTGCTACGTTTTGTAAGGCTTTTAAACTGCTATCTACGCTCCAAATTCGGGCGTTTTCAAAAGACTCAATGGTGGCTAAGAGCTTATTGTCGAGGCTTTTTTGTTCAATCACAAATTGGCGAACGCCTTTTTTGTACAGTTCGGCCACGAATTGATGTCCATCGTGGCGGGCGCCGTTGATGGCAAAAAAAATGGTTTGCTGGGGAA encodes:
- the nadC gene encoding carboxylating nicotinate-nucleotide diphosphorylase — protein: MDIRDYIRLAISEDVGDGDHTSLSTIPRDAERRARLLVKEDGIVAGVEVAKIIFEEVDPLLQVELLMQDGQAIQKGDIVLTVSGDAQAILKAERLVLNTMQRMSGIATYTRSLVNMLDGLPTKLLDTRKTTPNFRIFEKMAVKIGGAVNHRYALYDMILIKDNHVDYAGGIEAAITQANDYLARTGRKLQIEIEVRSLTELEEALRVGRIQRIMLDNFSLENLRTAVERVGGKYPTEASGGIREDTIRAVAETGVDYISCGALTHQIKSLDLSLKAY
- a CDS encoding sensor histidine kinase → MESPYVIIIGTGIMLIMAMFIVLFVMYYQRKQIEQQMRVKDMEAEFQRKLLEVSMASTEAERRRIAQDLHDDIGALLSVTKLTFNALYGQLGSKDQAERLAKQVREALDETISHVRRISRELVPTTLERFGLPAALQEFAAKSIGSHTVRITFGYSGDENIRLEPKVELMLYRVAQELINNALKHSGGTNVHVQLSLPPETFGLVVEDNGHGFNLQEAHTRPSPGLGLDSIEGRLRVINGKINYETGPQKGCRAVVELRQLVLFEKAKKRDVEKAQ
- a CDS encoding response regulator transcription factor, encoding MEKIKLVIADDHNLFRKGMTAMLNQIGDFELIGEAANGKELLDLLARVTPDIALLDLQMPVMDGVETTEHIQSQFPHVKVIIVSMHEEDRFIIHLLEKGVNGYLLKDSEPGEVENAIRRVMSDGFYYSDFVSKALHRKVITRATPPAPLFNSKVQISPREMEVLQLLCEGLSTLEISEKLFVSPRTVEGHRLRLLEKTGTKNTAGLVAYAFKNDLL
- a CDS encoding fatty acid desaturase family protein is translated as MKQKTQIRFVNKDKNQFFPTLKKRVDAYFQDRQLSKNANGTLIIKTAVLTAMYLLPFIVLLWLQPPLGISLVLWFIMGLGLAGLGMSVMHDANHGAYSENAKTNYWIGNIYLNMLGGSTFNWNLQHNVLHHMYTNVVHVDEDINDKLVLKFSPHTPVKSFHQLQWVYAFFFYGILTLYWVLAKDYIQFIGFTRSGVNKGTKAENALTLLRITLVKVVYFAIIIGVPTLVYHLPLGEVILGFLVMHFVGGVILTTVFQLAHAVEGTSHPLPNEKGIIENDWAIHQLNTTVNFSRHNKWLSWYVGGLNFQVEHHLFPKIAHVHYPELAPIVKETAEEFGIPYLENPSFGVALRSHIANLHQLGRLPDLNEAIG
- a CDS encoding bifunctional UDP-N-acetylmuramoyl-tripeptide:D-alanyl-D-alanine ligase/alanine racemase → MTATIFQNTQIDTNAAYLLTDSRQLVFPQQTIFFAINGARHDGHQFVAELYKKGVRQFVIEQKSLDNKLLATIESFENARIWSVDSSLKALQNVAKRHRAQFDIPVIGITGSNGKTIVKEWLGQLLSADYRTVKSPKSYNSQIGVPLSVWQMNDTHTLGIFEAGISQIHEMKALQEIIQPSIGIFTNIGSAHDEGFRSRKQKVTEKLRLFTQCNQLIYRADYTDIDEEINLILKSVNPKCELISWGSSENCLIQAEWHQDTEQTYVVLKSAVETYDNQLFAVPFTDEASVENCIHCLILLLTLGIPSAEIRQRIGRLRPISMRLELKEGINNCYLIDDTYNNDLVGLTIALNFLSQQEQRTQKVAILSDLLQTGQKEDELYTQINTLLHEKGVQKLIAIGEAFKRNAQFIKVEAQYFTTTNDFLAKLSTHSFRDSLVLIKGARPFQFERIVHRLQQKVHGTVLEINLDALTHNLNFYRNRVGNDTRIMVMVKAFAYGSGSAEVAQLLQFHRVDYLAVAYTDEGVQLRQNGIELPIMVMNPSPSTFEKLIEYQLEPEIYSHKILDEWLSFQYSGPTTEEEVKDEMQEVPIHIKLDTGMHRLGFTEVDLPLLIHKLQQFPTLKVASVFSHLAGADEAIHNEFTRSQYERFVSGASLLEQALGYQPLRHILNSAGIVRFPDYKLDMVRLGIGLYGVEVNRLEQRALQQIGTFKTVVSQVKHLPAGETIGYSRNGILEKASSIATIAIGYADGFDRRFSKGVGKVLINGALCPVVGNVCMDMTMVDATGVTVQEGDEVIIFGNDLPIVQLADQIGTISYELLTGISERVKRVFYKE